From a single Apostichopus japonicus isolate 1M-3 chromosome 12, ASM3797524v1, whole genome shotgun sequence genomic region:
- the LOC139977519 gene encoding uncharacterized protein — MLKEQLFNGFNRDLGVFVKERQPKSLEDVAKLADQYIEAHGKNWGKKVDKRPAAVNAKSSQAEQNDQSKDWAKSKWCYTCNEYGHVSRDCRAQRNNPPRGRGNFERAAGCENPNAQDKKNSKKRDESAGACQAHRGHEPMGAQNLPVISAVCVNENMPVMEGLLEGHRTMVLRDTGCSTVVVRRKFVDESKFTGENRRCVLLDGTIRDVPVARVLLDSPFYVGEAEALVMNSPIYDVILGNIEGVRGSIDPNPKWQPSSRLQTEESLSESISGAVQTRGQKAKGERPLSPLKTSGKFFENGLTREDLSKEQREEAEFLKFFSDAKEAKVRLTRGGNETSFEVKNAVLFRRFTSPRVENGKLFKQIVVPKRYRQNVLSIAHDSPLSGHLGAKKTQDRVASNFYWPGIQGDVKRFCASCDICQKTVSKGRVGKAPLGRMPLIDTPFQQVAIDLVGPIAPITDRGNRYILTLVDYAIRFPEAIALSGISTECVAEALLEIFSRIGIPAEILTDMGTQFTSELMKEISRLLQIKQLTTTPYHPMCNGLVERFNGTLKRMLKRMCAERPKDWDRFLPALLFAYREVPQESLAFSPFELLYGRTVRGPMTILRELWSGEVDEEEVKTTYQYILDLRERLDETCKLARDELAKSSARYKKYYDSKTKDRRFKAGDKVLILLPTDSNKLTMQWRGPYSVLAKICVNDYRIDVQGKVKTFHANLLKKYVSRDTVGLSVVAEEEKELQILGIDNPPLESTEGCTDANICDRLDKGEQKQLKTVLSNFEDVLIGLPGSTNLIEHTIPVTTDDPIRSKPYPLAHSMRKVVTEEVQTMLKMGIVERSSSPYASPIVLVRKRDGTNRFCVDFRKLNKVTMYDPEPIPKQEELMVKISKGRFFSKLDLTKGYWQIPVAKTDRPKTAFVTHDGLYQFKVMPFGIINASAVFTRMMRRLLEGIPNVVNYIDDVLIYTENWGDHLSAVEGVLDRIRRAGLTVRPTKCFFGYASLDFLGHLVGEGVLKPQPDKVEKVMNTSTPRTKKDVRSFMGLVGYYRRFISNFAAISAPLTDLTKGSKSNKVEWGEAQEIAFKTLKSRLASAPILKLPDLSKCFILCTDASDIGIGAILMQEESGERFPICYASRKLQPREVKYSTIEKECLALVWAVEKFHVYLYGVEFLLETDHQPLTYMTCTKIKNNRVLRWALSLQPYSFVIKAVKGSENHGADFLSRCPE, encoded by the coding sequence ATGCTAAAGGAACAGCTTTTCAATGGGTTCAATAGAGATCTAGGTGTGTTTGTAAAAGAGAGACAGCCAAAAAGCCTAGAGGACGTAGCAAAATTGGCCGATCAGTACATTGAAGCTCATGGGAAGAATTGGGGTAAAAAGGTTGACAAAAGGCCTGCCGCGGTAAATGCGAAGAGTTCGCAAGCCGAACAAAATGATCAGTCTAAAGATTGGGCTAAGAGTAAATGGTGTTATACTTGTAATGAATACGGTCACGTGTCCCGCGACTGTAGAGCGCAAAGGAATAATCCGCCAAGGGGTCGTGGTAATTTTGAGAGGGCGGCCGGTTGCGAAAATCCTAATGCGCAGGACAAGAAAAACTCTAAGAAGCGCGATGAAAGCGCGGGCGCATGCCAAGCTCATAGAGGTCATGAACCAATGGGGGCACAAAATTTGCCAGTTATAAGCGCGGTTTGTGTAAATGAAAATATGCCAGTAATGGAGGGGTTATTGGAAGGTCATAGGACGATGGTGCTCAGGGACACCGGCTGTAGCACGGTGGTCGTTAGAAGAAAGTTTGTGGATGAAAGTAAATTTACGGGCGAAAATAGGCGTTGTGTATTGCTCGATGGTACGATTCGCGATGTGCCAGTCGCTAGAGTGTTGTTGGACTCTCCTTTTTATGTTGGGGAGGCGGAGGCTCTTGTCATGAACAGCCCAATTTACGATGTAATCTTAGGTAATATAGAGGGCGTAAGAGGGTCCATTGACCCCAACCCAAAATGGCAGCCTTCTTCGAGGCTACAAACTGAAGAGTCGCTGTCAGAATCCATTAGTGGTGCAGTTCAAACTAGAGGTCAAAAGGCAAAAGGGGAAAGACCTTTATCGCCACTTAAGACTTCGGGGAAGTTTTTTGAAAATGGTTTGACAAGGGAGGATCTTTCAAAAGAACAACGGGAAGAGGCGgaatttctcaaatttttcAGTGATGCTAAAGAGGCCAAAGTCAGATTAACAAGAGGTGGTAATGAAACTTCTTTCGAAGTGAAAAATGCTGTCCTGTTTCGTAGATTTACCTCACCACGAGTTGAGAATGGAAAATTGTTCAAACAAATTGTAGTTCCAAAACGGTATCGACAGAATGTACTTAGTATTGCACATGATTCGCCGCTTTCAGGGCACTTGGGTGCAAAGAAAACTCAAGATCGTGTTGCAAGCAATTTTTACTGGCCTGGTATTCAAGGCGACGTCAAACGCTTTTGCGCGTCTTGTGACATTTGTCAGAAAACCGTATCAAAGGGGCGTGTAGGTAAAGCTCCATTAGGGAGAATGCCGTTAATTGACACACCATTTCAACAAGTAGCAATAGATTTAGTGGGGCCAATCGCTCCAATTACCGACAGAGGTAACCGCTATATCCTAACTTTGGTAGATTATGCTATTAGGTTTCCAGAGGCAATAGCCTTATCAGGGATATCTACAGAATGTGTTGCCGAGGCCTTGTTAGAGATATTCTCTAGGATTGGAATTCCCGCAGAAATACTCACGGATATGGGAACGCAATTCACTAGTGAATTAATGAAAGAGATAAGTCGCCTTCTTCAGATCAAACAGTTAACCACAACACCGTATCACCCCATGTGTAACGGGTTAGTGGAGCGCTTCAATGGGACTCTGAAAAGAATGCTGAAAAGAATGTGTGCTGAACGTCCCAAGGATTGGGATCGGTTTTTGCCAGCGTTACTCTTTGCTTACAGGGAGGTCCCACAGGAGTCGCTAGCCTTTTCTCCCTTTGAATTACTCTATGGTAGGACCGTGAGAGGTCCCATGACCATTTTAAGGGAATTGTGGTCGGGCGAGGTGGATGAAGAGGAAGTAAAGACTACTTATCAGTATATCCTAGACCTTAGGGAGAGGTTAGATGAAACGTGCAAATTAGCAAGGGATGAATTAGCAAAATCGTCCGCTAGATACAAGAAGTATTACGACTCGAAAACTAAAGATAGGAGATTTAAGGCTGGGGACAAGGTTTTGATTCTGCTCCCCACGGATTCAAACAAGTTGACCATGCAGTGGCGTGGTCCATACAGTGTATTGGCTAAGATATGCGTGAATGATTATAGAATTGACGTACAGGGTAAGGTCAAGACCTTTCATGCTAATCTTTTGAAAAAGTATGTTTCAAGAGACACAGTAGGTTTGAGTGTCGTAGCTGAGGAGGAAAAGGAGTTGCAAATATTAGGAATTGATAATCCTCCGCTCGAGTCGACCGAGGGTTGTACTGATGCAAACATATGTGATCGTTTAGATAAGGGTGAGCAAAAACAGCTCAAAACAGTGTTGTCTAATTTTGAAGATGTACTTATTGGTTTGCCTGGTAGCACTAATCTAATCGAGCATACCATACCAGTCACAACGGATGATCCGATTAGAAGTAAGCCATATCCGTTAGCTCATAGTATGCGTAAAGTTGTAACTGAAGAGGTTCAGACTATGCTGAAAATGGGTATTGTGGAGCGGTCAAGCTCGCCTTACGCTTCTCCCATAGTTTTGGTTAGAAAGAGGGACGGGACGAACAGGTTTTGTGTAGACTTTCGTAAATTAAATAAAGTCACCATGTATGATCCAGAACCAATTCCCAAGCAGGAGGAACTAATGGTCAAAATAAGCAAAGGGAGGTTCTTTTCTAAGCTAGATTTGACAAAGGGATACTGGCAAATCCCAGTGGCTAAAACCGACAGACCTAAAACGGCGTTTGTTACCCATGACGGCCTCTATCAATTTAAGGTGATGCCATTCGGCATCATCAACGCTTCTGCGGTGTTTACACGCATGATGCGCAGGTTGCTTGAGGGGATACCCAACGTAGTCAATTACATTGACGACGTTCTGATCTATACAGAAAATTGGGGAGATCACCTAAGTGCAGTTGAAGGGGTGCTTGATCGTATCAGACGAGCAGGGCTGACGGTGCGTCCCACGAAATGTTTCTTTGGGTATGCTTCGTTGGATTTTTTGGGTCATTTGGTTGGAGAGGGAGTTCTCAAACCCCAACCGGATAAAGTTGAAAAGGTCATGAATACGTCCACCCCGCGAACAAAGAAAGATGTTCGTTCTTTCATGGGACTGGTCGGATATTACCGtcgttttatttcaaattttgctGCCATTTCTGCCCCTCTCACAGATTTAACTAAGGGGTCTAAGTCAAATAAGGTAGAGTGGGGTGAAGCGCAAGAAATCGccttcaaaactttgaaaagcaGGTTAGCATCTGCCCCTATTCTCAAGTTACCAGACTTAAGTAAGTGTTTCATTTTGTGCACAGATGCATCAGATATAGGCATAGGTGCTATTTTAATGCAAGAAGAAAGTGGGGAAAGATTTCCTATTTGTTATGCTAGTAGAAAGTTACAGCCAAGGGAAGTAAAGTATTCTACAATTGAAAAAGAGTGTTTGGCTCTTGTGTGGGCCGTGGAAAAGTTTCACGTGTATTTGTATGGGGTAGAGTTTTTGTTGGAAACTGATCACCAGCCTCTTACGTACATGACGTGTACTAAGATTAAGAACAACAGAGTCCTACGATGGGCTTTGTCTTTGCAGCCCTACAGCTTTGTGATCAAGGCTGTCAAAGGCTCGGAAAATCATGGTGCTGATTTTCTAAGTCGATGTCCAGAATAG